The following coding sequences lie in one Rutidosis leptorrhynchoides isolate AG116_Rl617_1_P2 chromosome 6, CSIRO_AGI_Rlap_v1, whole genome shotgun sequence genomic window:
- the LOC139853015 gene encoding E3 ubiquitin-protein ligase RSL1-like, with translation MAASAFESDLDLAFRLQLEEAMAASLAFQSSSSNSPPVNDNINLIDLQTLEFKTKKLKLDRDHENEILHMPRDNSDKSYGESSSSSSKGESSSEVFRVYFKGMIEEDRVGGCGSKRKRKAVAVAGIGIAICDSRDELIYEMKKPLDMVKDGLVSKMCVEEKALIEALNASAALNLKRIVFYCDYHTLYQYVSGRWRPKQERIKRFVDQVNLIRKKFSHCEPAYVAQKDVKFAIELARGVIKSLKEKAVELSHEIEKCVICLEDKIKDNFIQVDGCNHRYCDSCMKKHAEIRLLQGMVPKCPHEDCDSDLGIETCEMFLTPKRIEMMRKHLKEASIPVAEKVYCPYPKCSTLMSKTELQRFPRYVNEGGARTCNKCHGNFCINCRVPWHIDMTCVEYKRKNPMPPVEESKLKTLAAENLWRQCIKCQHIIELTTGCYHMTCRCGYEFCYTCGAEWKNKKATCSCILWDEENIMDVEESDDEDDWM, from the exons ATGGCGGCAAGCGCATTTGAGTCCGATTTAGACCTAGCTTTCCGCTTACAACTCGAAGAAGCCATGGCTGCATCTCTCGCTTTTCAATCTTCATCTTCCAATTCACCGCCGGTTAACGATAACATTAACCTAATCGACCTCCAAACCCTAGAATTCAAAACGAAGAAACTGAAATTAGATCGAGATCACGAGAATGAGATTTTGCATATGCCCCGTGATAACTCGGATAAGTCGTACGGCGAGAGTTCTTCGTCTTCATCGAAAGGGGAAAGTAGCTCAGAGGTGTTTAGGGTTTATTTTAAGGGTATGATTGAGGAGGACCGAGTTGGTGGTTGTGGTTCGAAGCGGAAGCGGAAAGCGGTTGCAGTGGCAGGAATTGGTATAGCAATATGCGATTCCAGAGATGAGTTGATATATGAGATGAAGAAGCCTTTGGATATGGTGAAAGATGGTTTGGTGAGCAAGATGTGCGTGGAGGAGAAGGCACTAATTGAGGCCTTGAACGCCTCGGCTGCATTGAACCTCAAGAGGATTGTATTTTATTGCGATTATCATACTCTGTATCAATat GTAAGTGGGCGGTGGCGGCCAAAACAAGAAAGGATTAAAAGGTTTGTGGATCAAGTTAACCTTATCCGGAAAAAGTTTAGCCACTGTGAGCCCGCTTATGTTGCTCAGAAGGATGTTAAATTTGCCATTGAACTTGCAAGAGGAGTGATAAAATCACTGAAAGAAAAGGCAGTGGAATTAAGTCATGAAATTGAAAAGTGTGTGATATGTTTGGAGGATAAAATTAAGGACAATTTCATTCAAGTTGATGGTTGTAATCATAGATACTGTGATTCTTGCATGAAGAAGCATGCAGAGATCAGGTTACTTCAAGGAATGGTTCCCAAATGCCCTCATGAAGACTGTGACTCTGATCTGGGAATCGAAACCTGTGAGATGTTCTTGACACCTAAGCGGATTGAAATGATGAGGAAACACTTAAAGGAAGCATCAATTCCTGTAGCTGAGAAAGTTTATTGCCCTTATCCTAAATGCTCGACATTGATGTCAAAAACTGAACTTCAACGGTTTCCTAGATATGTAAACGAAGGTGGAGCTCGAACGTGCAATAAATGCCATGGTAATTTCTGTATCAATTGCAGAGTTCCATGGCATATAGATATGACTTGTGTGGAATACAAGAGAAAAAACCCGATGCCACCTGTAGAAGAATCGAAGCTTAAAACTTTGGCAGCAGAGAATTTGTGGCGTCAGTGCATAAAATGCCAACATATCATTGAGTTAACAACTGGTTGCTACCATATGACATGCAG ATGTGGATATGAATTTTGCTACACATGTGGCGCTGAATGGAAGAACAAGAAGGCAACTTGCAGTTGTATTCTTTGGGATGAAGAAAACATCATGGACGTCGAGGAAtcggatgatgaagatgattggaTGTGA